In a single window of the Metopolophium dirhodum isolate CAU chromosome 2, ASM1992520v1, whole genome shotgun sequence genome:
- the LOC132938715 gene encoding uncharacterized protein LOC132938715 isoform X1, with the protein MVKIHFLFMCCFLGIRTGAEFSATTRTGLLFVAGSANESYIRLWHQPILGLTYAEVRITNHQELMDEGFNGFLTCSSQLGLNIEVCSDLLDPKLDSSDAKYDGCKCFLPCMAKIIGTMNTDDGKWNEKRYWEIIAMLNVPEWKHEAEVIGNNCNDRVNTHCSAGYPLFLCALKHSKMLQDMAKTHMIQKQAAIEAMNSTNAEYEDDDQNDQPTTH; encoded by the exons aTGGTGAAGATACATTTCCTTTTTATGTGCTGTTTTTTAGGTATACGAACCGGAGCTGAATTCTCTGCAACAACGCGAACGGGTTTATTGTTTGTAGCTGGCTCAGCCAACGAATCTTACATTCGGTTGTGGCATCAACCtatattg GGATTGACGTATGCAGAAGTCCGCATAACAAATCACCAAGAATTGATGGACGAAGGGTTTAACGGTTTCTTAACGTGCTCGTCGCAACTAGGTCTAAATattg AAGTGTGCAGTGATTTGTTGGATCCCAAGTTAGATAGTAGTGATGCCAAATACGACGGTTgtaaa TGTTTTTTACCATGCATGGCTAAAATAATAGGAACT ATGAACACCGATGACGGTAAGTGGAACGAAAAACGATATTGGGAAATTATCGCAATGCTCAATGTACCCGAGTGGAAACACGAGGCAGAAGTAATTGGAAATAATTGCAATGACA GAGTGAACACGCATTGTTCAGCTGGTTATCCTTTATTTCTGTGTGCGTTAAAACACTCTAAAATG CTTCAAGATATGGCAAAGACTCATATGATTCAAAAACAAGCAGCTATCGAAGCAATGAACAGTACAAATGCCGAATATGAAGACGACGATCAAAATGATCAACCTACAACACATTAA
- the LOC132938715 gene encoding uncharacterized protein LOC132938715 isoform X2 — MSFVFGICLVLTGLTYAEVRITNHQELMDEGFNGFLTCSSQLGLNIEVCSDLLDPKLDSSDAKYDGCKCFLPCMAKIIGTMNTDDGKWNEKRYWEIIAMLNVPEWKHEAEVIGNNCNDRVNTHCSAGYPLFLCALKHSKMLQDMAKTHMIQKQAAIEAMNSTNAEYEDDDQNDQPTTH, encoded by the exons ATGTCATTTGTTTTCGGAATTTGTTTAGTCTTAACC GGATTGACGTATGCAGAAGTCCGCATAACAAATCACCAAGAATTGATGGACGAAGGGTTTAACGGTTTCTTAACGTGCTCGTCGCAACTAGGTCTAAATattg AAGTGTGCAGTGATTTGTTGGATCCCAAGTTAGATAGTAGTGATGCCAAATACGACGGTTgtaaa TGTTTTTTACCATGCATGGCTAAAATAATAGGAACT ATGAACACCGATGACGGTAAGTGGAACGAAAAACGATATTGGGAAATTATCGCAATGCTCAATGTACCCGAGTGGAAACACGAGGCAGAAGTAATTGGAAATAATTGCAATGACA GAGTGAACACGCATTGTTCAGCTGGTTATCCTTTATTTCTGTGTGCGTTAAAACACTCTAAAATG CTTCAAGATATGGCAAAGACTCATATGATTCAAAAACAAGCAGCTATCGAAGCAATGAACAGTACAAATGCCGAATATGAAGACGACGATCAAAATGATCAACCTACAACACATTAA